From Alienimonas californiensis, a single genomic window includes:
- a CDS encoding dodecin, with the protein MSDHVYKKLELVGSSETSIEDAVRNAVAQCGESVKQMRWLEVMETRGHIEDGELKHWQVTVKIGFTIDRSR; encoded by the coding sequence GTGAGCGACCACGTCTACAAGAAGCTCGAACTCGTCGGCTCCTCCGAAACCAGCATCGAGGACGCCGTCCGCAACGCCGTCGCCCAGTGCGGCGAAAGCGTCAAACAGATGCGCTGGCTCGAAGTCATGGAGACCCGCGGCCACATCGAGGACGGCGAGCTGAAGCACTGGCAGGTCACGGTGAAGATCGGCTTCACCATCGACCGCA
- a CDS encoding rhamnulokinase has translation MSDPVFLAVDLGAESGRVIAGRLVPAAADGAGADADGPTVTLEEVHRFPNGPIVVPGPDGSPSLRWDVTVLWREIETGLAKAGVRYSAEVVSVGVDTWGVDHVLLSETGELLGLPWNYRDDRTAGGFDEAFAAVPREEVFAGTGIQFLPFNSLYQLRATRRDHPELLSTAQRVLLMPDYFHRCLCGSEAVEFTNATTTQLVDPTTRDWNRGLIAKLDLPDRLFGPVVSPGTELGTLFPSLAQRTGLPESVKVVAPATHDTASAVAAIPTGSTGQADWAYISSGTWSLVGVETQGPVLGEAALAANVTNEGGVDGTSRLLKNVMGLWLVQGVRRSFARGGDELDYAELTRRAASAEGLVSLIDPDDARFLAPTDMAAEIVGYCRETGQPEPGDVAALVRCCLDSLALRYAAVLDELASLTGERPGVVHVVGGGSRNALLNQLTADACGVPVLAGPVEATALGNVLMQAKAAGAIGSLAELRAVVRRSEEVTRFDPTDDARWAEAADRLRGLSNRG, from the coding sequence ATGTCCGACCCCGTGTTTCTCGCCGTGGACCTCGGCGCCGAGAGCGGCCGCGTGATCGCCGGTCGGCTGGTTCCCGCCGCCGCGGACGGAGCGGGCGCCGACGCCGACGGGCCGACGGTGACGTTGGAGGAGGTGCACCGCTTTCCCAACGGGCCGATCGTGGTGCCGGGGCCGGACGGTTCGCCTTCTCTGCGGTGGGACGTGACGGTGCTGTGGCGGGAGATCGAGACCGGCCTCGCCAAGGCGGGCGTCCGCTACAGCGCCGAGGTCGTCAGCGTGGGCGTGGACACCTGGGGCGTGGATCACGTCCTGCTGAGCGAGACCGGGGAACTGCTCGGCCTGCCGTGGAACTACCGGGACGACCGCACCGCCGGCGGGTTCGACGAAGCCTTCGCCGCCGTGCCGCGGGAGGAGGTGTTCGCCGGCACGGGGATTCAGTTCCTGCCGTTCAACAGCCTGTACCAGCTCCGCGCGACGCGGCGGGACCACCCGGAACTGCTGTCCACGGCGCAGCGGGTGTTGCTGATGCCGGACTACTTCCACCGCTGCCTGTGCGGCTCGGAGGCGGTCGAGTTCACCAACGCCACCACCACGCAGCTGGTCGACCCGACGACCCGCGATTGGAACCGGGGCCTGATCGCGAAGCTGGACCTGCCGGATCGCCTCTTCGGTCCGGTCGTGTCGCCGGGAACGGAGTTAGGCACGCTGTTCCCGTCGCTCGCCCAGAGAACCGGCCTGCCGGAGAGCGTGAAGGTCGTCGCCCCGGCGACGCACGACACCGCCAGCGCCGTCGCCGCGATTCCCACCGGCTCGACCGGGCAGGCGGACTGGGCCTACATCTCCAGCGGCACGTGGTCGCTGGTGGGGGTCGAAACGCAGGGGCCGGTGTTGGGTGAGGCGGCGCTGGCGGCGAACGTCACCAACGAGGGCGGGGTCGACGGCACGAGCCGCCTGCTGAAGAACGTGATGGGCCTGTGGCTGGTGCAGGGCGTGCGCCGCAGCTTCGCCCGCGGCGGGGACGAGCTGGACTACGCCGAACTCACCCGCCGGGCGGCCTCCGCCGAGGGGTTGGTCAGCCTGATCGACCCGGACGACGCCCGGTTCCTCGCCCCGACTGACATGGCGGCGGAGATCGTCGGCTACTGCCGGGAGACCGGTCAGCCGGAGCCGGGGGACGTCGCGGCGCTGGTGCGGTGCTGTCTGGACAGTCTCGCCCTGCGGTACGCGGCGGTGCTGGACGAACTGGCGAGCCTGACCGGCGAACGGCCGGGGGTGGTGCACGTCGTCGGCGGCGGCAGCCGGAACGCGCTGCTGAACCAACTCACCGCCGACGCCTGCGGCGTGCCGGTACTGGCCGGGCCGGTGGAGGCGACGGCGCTGGGCAACGTGCTGATGCAGGCGAAGGCCGCCGGGGCGATCGGTTCCCTCGCGGAGCTGCGGGCCGTCGTGCGGCGGAGCGAAGAGGTGACGCGGTTCGATCCGACCGACGACGCCCGCTGGGCGGAGGCCGCCGACCGGCTGCGGGGGCTGTCAAACCGCGGCTGA
- the ftsY gene encoding signal recognition particle-docking protein FtsY, with product MALFDKFKSGLQKTRQVLNTDVRDLFRAGTILDEEMLEEFEGRLIRSDMGVEAADEIVAELRKKFLGRTVDPPAVAETVNAKLRDLLTGSAGTGTGLAEPAGVEEENPDPLARLTVNPLGPTVVLVSGVNGVGKTTSIAKLAKLLTDAGRTVVLAAGDTFRAAAVEQLTTWAGRIGCEIVTGEMNSDPASVAHRGAVRAKELGADVLILDTAGRLQTQTNLMNELAKIRRVVGKQIEGAPHESLLVIDATTGQNGLSQAEKFSEAAGCTGILLSKLDGSAKGGVVIPIRRRMNIPVKFVGLGEGLDDLAVFEPAKFVRALEI from the coding sequence ATGGCCCTGTTCGACAAGTTCAAATCCGGTCTGCAGAAGACCCGCCAGGTGCTCAACACCGACGTGCGGGACCTGTTCAGAGCCGGCACGATCCTTGACGAGGAGATGCTGGAGGAGTTCGAGGGACGGCTGATCCGCAGCGACATGGGCGTGGAGGCCGCCGACGAGATCGTCGCGGAGCTGCGGAAGAAGTTCCTCGGCCGCACGGTCGACCCGCCGGCGGTCGCGGAGACCGTCAACGCCAAACTCCGCGACCTGCTGACCGGCTCCGCGGGGACGGGAACGGGGCTTGCTGAACCGGCGGGTGTAGAAGAGGAGAACCCGGACCCGCTGGCCCGGCTGACCGTCAACCCGCTCGGGCCGACGGTGGTGCTGGTTTCCGGCGTGAACGGGGTGGGCAAGACCACCTCGATCGCCAAGCTCGCCAAACTGCTCACCGACGCCGGGCGCACGGTCGTGCTGGCCGCCGGCGACACCTTCCGCGCCGCCGCCGTGGAGCAACTGACGACCTGGGCCGGTCGGATCGGCTGCGAAATCGTCACCGGGGAGATGAACAGCGACCCGGCGAGCGTCGCCCACCGGGGGGCCGTCCGGGCGAAGGAGCTGGGGGCGGACGTGTTGATCCTGGACACCGCCGGTCGGCTGCAGACGCAAACCAACCTGATGAACGAGCTGGCGAAGATCCGTCGGGTCGTCGGCAAACAGATCGAGGGGGCGCCGCACGAGAGCCTGCTGGTGATCGACGCCACCACCGGCCAGAACGGGCTGAGCCAGGCGGAGAAGTTTTCCGAGGCCGCGGGGTGCACGGGGATCCTGCTCAGCAAGCTGGACGGCAGTGCCAAGGGGGGCGTGGTGATCCCGATCCGCCGCCGGATGAATATTCCGGTCAAGTTCGTGGGGCTGGGGGAAGGGCTGGACGATCTGGCGGTGTTCGAGCCGGCGAAGTTCGTCCGCGCGCTGGAGATCTGA
- a CDS encoding outer membrane beta-barrel protein, with amino-acid sequence MLRLSDTALWRAGRRWAWAGGFGLLLSGTTSAMAQDCAPACAAPGCDPACAAPFGAGCGPAGCDPGCYAPAGCTTGHNSLTHSATGCGSVLGCCDDGCDGCDSGCCDLGTPWALSDCMDLSCLDLGGCLKSDCCDTVCDSGCVGGCANGCGEESSVSFGGWTQIGYHNRSTGQFNNRPDELNLHQQWFYIEDAADGSNGWDFGYRADVMYGIDAGDTQAFGNPPDTFDFQSSSSNFFNRGAYGFAIPQLYAEAAYGDFSVIAGHFYTLLGYEVVTAPDNFFYSHSFTMYNAEAFTHTGVLTTYQASEDVTLYNGYTFGWDTGFEQFERADGGQGSNYLGGASVALTDALTLTYITTAGDLGFAGEGYSHSIVADYQIDDSWNYVFQSDYRDTDADGENTRQYGVNQYLFYTVNDCLSYGARGEWFNVNGDDIYEVTGGVNYRPTANLVIRPEYRYHFGEEDGFANIGDGSAVSDEGIFGIDAILTY; translated from the coding sequence ATGTTGCGCCTTAGCGACACCGCCCTCTGGCGGGCCGGTCGCCGGTGGGCGTGGGCCGGCGGATTCGGCCTGCTGCTGTCCGGCACCACCTCGGCCATGGCCCAGGACTGTGCTCCGGCTTGCGCCGCCCCCGGCTGCGACCCCGCCTGCGCCGCGCCCTTCGGCGCCGGCTGCGGCCCCGCCGGCTGCGATCCCGGTTGCTACGCCCCTGCCGGCTGCACCACGGGCCACAACTCCCTCACGCACTCCGCCACCGGCTGCGGCTCCGTGCTGGGCTGCTGTGACGACGGCTGCGACGGCTGCGACAGCGGCTGCTGCGACCTCGGCACGCCGTGGGCCCTGTCCGACTGCATGGACCTGAGCTGCCTCGACCTCGGCGGCTGCTTGAAGTCCGACTGCTGCGACACCGTCTGCGACAGCGGCTGCGTCGGTGGCTGTGCCAACGGCTGCGGCGAGGAGAGCTCCGTCTCCTTCGGCGGCTGGACCCAGATCGGGTACCACAACCGCTCCACCGGTCAGTTCAACAACCGGCCGGACGAGCTGAACCTGCATCAGCAGTGGTTCTACATCGAAGACGCCGCCGACGGCTCCAACGGCTGGGACTTCGGTTACCGCGCCGACGTGATGTACGGCATCGACGCCGGCGACACCCAGGCGTTCGGCAACCCCCCGGACACGTTCGACTTCCAGTCGAGCTCCAGCAACTTCTTCAACCGCGGCGCCTACGGCTTCGCGATCCCGCAGCTGTACGCCGAAGCCGCCTACGGCGACTTCAGCGTCATCGCCGGTCACTTCTACACGCTGCTCGGCTACGAAGTCGTTACCGCTCCGGATAACTTCTTCTACAGCCACTCGTTCACGATGTACAACGCGGAGGCGTTCACGCACACCGGCGTGCTGACGACCTACCAGGCGTCCGAGGACGTCACGCTGTACAACGGCTACACCTTCGGCTGGGACACCGGCTTCGAACAGTTCGAACGGGCCGACGGCGGCCAGGGCTCCAACTACCTCGGCGGCGCCAGCGTGGCCCTGACCGACGCGTTGACCCTGACCTACATCACCACCGCCGGCGACCTCGGTTTCGCGGGCGAAGGCTACAGCCACAGCATCGTCGCCGACTACCAGATCGACGACAGCTGGAACTACGTCTTCCAGAGCGACTACCGCGACACCGACGCCGACGGCGAAAACACCCGTCAGTACGGCGTCAACCAGTACCTGTTCTACACCGTCAACGACTGCCTGTCCTACGGCGCTCGTGGCGAGTGGTTCAACGTGAACGGCGACGACATCTACGAGGTCACCGGCGGCGTGAACTACCGCCCGACCGCCAACCTCGTGATCCGTCCCGAGTACCGTTACCACTTCGGCGAAGAGGACGGTTTCGCCAACATCGGCGACGGGTCCGCCGTCTCTGACGAAGGCATCTTCGGCATCGACGCCATCCTCACCTACTAA
- a CDS encoding ammonium transporter: MTPLLTTRPGAWLPLLFAALLAVAGPSAYGQDDMADADPALPVAEADAEVVVDTAVEPTEEEDPPIVATIEDVDAQLGYTLNNLLLFICAVLVLFMQAGFAMVVAGFCPSKHTVNILFKNALDLAVGVCLYFLVGYHLMYPAGEPIADGYLGEINPGIHEWDGSLGAGAYHPQVDFFFQVAFAATAATIVAGAVAGRMKFGAYLVYSAVLTGLVYPISGYWKWGGGFLDALGFYDFAGCGVVHMVGGFAALAGAIVLGPRLGRYTPDGKPVASPGHSLPLATLGTFILLIGWFGFNPGSQLAIYGEANATAVVTIAVNTLLAASSGAVMATLLSWGLFGKPDLSMGLNGMLGGLVGITANCDGVSNVSALIIGAVAGALIVASIIAMDKVRIDDPVGAFPVHGVCGMWGLLAIPLFWESLDDAGNPVTSDAGEQYGTWVAQLSGLAAYAAWAFVTMFALFFLLKMIGFLRVSAEDEERGLDISEHGMTAYST, encoded by the coding sequence ATGACGCCACTTCTCACCACACGCCCGGGAGCCTGGCTCCCGCTCCTGTTCGCCGCCCTGCTGGCCGTCGCAGGGCCGTCGGCCTACGGCCAGGACGACATGGCGGACGCCGATCCCGCCCTCCCGGTTGCGGAGGCGGACGCCGAAGTCGTCGTAGACACCGCCGTCGAACCCACTGAAGAGGAAGACCCGCCGATCGTCGCGACCATCGAGGACGTCGACGCCCAACTCGGCTACACGCTCAACAACCTGCTGCTGTTCATCTGCGCCGTCCTGGTGCTGTTCATGCAGGCCGGCTTCGCGATGGTCGTCGCCGGCTTCTGCCCGTCGAAGCACACGGTGAACATCCTGTTCAAGAACGCCCTCGACCTCGCGGTCGGCGTCTGCCTGTACTTCCTCGTCGGCTACCACCTGATGTACCCGGCCGGCGAGCCGATCGCGGACGGTTACCTCGGGGAGATCAACCCCGGCATCCATGAGTGGGACGGCTCGTTGGGCGCGGGCGCCTACCACCCGCAGGTCGACTTCTTCTTCCAGGTCGCCTTCGCCGCGACCGCCGCGACGATCGTCGCCGGCGCCGTGGCCGGCCGGATGAAGTTCGGCGCCTACCTCGTGTACTCCGCGGTGCTGACCGGTCTGGTCTACCCGATCAGCGGTTACTGGAAGTGGGGCGGCGGGTTCCTGGACGCCCTCGGGTTCTACGACTTTGCCGGGTGCGGCGTCGTGCACATGGTCGGCGGCTTCGCGGCGCTGGCCGGGGCGATCGTGCTCGGCCCCCGTCTGGGCCGCTACACGCCGGACGGCAAGCCCGTGGCCTCCCCGGGTCACAGCCTGCCGCTGGCCACGCTGGGGACCTTCATCCTGCTGATCGGCTGGTTCGGCTTTAACCCGGGTTCGCAGCTGGCGATCTACGGCGAGGCCAACGCCACCGCCGTCGTCACCATCGCCGTGAACACCCTGCTCGCCGCCTCCAGCGGCGCCGTCATGGCGACCCTCCTCAGCTGGGGCCTGTTCGGCAAGCCGGACCTCTCGATGGGTCTGAACGGCATGCTCGGCGGCCTCGTCGGCATCACCGCGAACTGCGATGGCGTCTCCAACGTCTCCGCCCTGATCATCGGCGCCGTCGCCGGCGCCCTGATCGTCGCCTCGATCATCGCCATGGACAAGGTGCGGATCGACGACCCGGTCGGCGCCTTCCCGGTGCACGGCGTCTGCGGCATGTGGGGCCTCCTGGCGATCCCCCTCTTCTGGGAATCGCTGGACGACGCCGGCAACCCCGTCACGAGCGACGCCGGCGAGCAGTACGGCACCTGGGTCGCCCAGCTCTCCGGACTGGCCGCCTATGCCGCCTGGGCCTTCGTGACGATGTTCGCCCTGTTCTTCCTGCTGAAAATGATCGGTTTCCTGCGGGTCAGCGCCGAGGACGAAGAGCGCGGCTTGGACATCTCCGAGCACGGCATGACCGCCTACTCGACCTGA
- a CDS encoding YfcE family phosphodiesterase, whose product MLVGIFADAHDHADNVRRTVRFFNETGVGLVLFAGDLVSPLVVPPLRKLHCPLVACFGDNDGNRRGIEGGMRVVGPIGDPPFCVTAPDGTRFLLCHQLSEVRELLRDAPPPEEGGPQVVVYAHTHRHAVAKDSVGRLFVNPGECGGWVTRTPSVAIVETTSLEAKIVPLPQLGPAVVIEPV is encoded by the coding sequence ATGCTGGTCGGGATCTTCGCCGACGCCCACGACCACGCGGACAACGTCCGCCGCACGGTCCGGTTCTTCAACGAGACCGGCGTGGGCCTCGTGCTGTTCGCCGGGGACCTCGTCAGCCCGCTGGTGGTGCCGCCGCTGCGCAAGCTGCACTGCCCGCTGGTCGCCTGCTTCGGGGACAACGACGGGAACCGCCGGGGCATTGAGGGCGGCATGCGGGTCGTCGGCCCGATCGGCGATCCGCCGTTTTGCGTCACGGCGCCGGACGGCACGCGGTTCCTGCTCTGCCATCAACTCAGCGAGGTGCGGGAGCTGCTCCGAGACGCCCCGCCGCCGGAGGAGGGCGGGCCGCAGGTGGTGGTCTACGCCCACACGCACCGGCACGCCGTCGCCAAGGACTCCGTGGGCCGGTTGTTCGTGAACCCCGGGGAGTGCGGCGGGTGGGTCACCCGCACGCCCAGCGTGGCGATCGTCGAAACGACGTCTCTGGAGGCCAAAATCGTGCCCCTGCCGCAGTTGGGGCCGGCGGTGGTGATCGAGCCGGTTTGA
- a CDS encoding zinc-binding metallopeptidase family protein, whose product MRAAGSKPGVFPVTGTVEGASAGNGKGNGNPRDGDGDAVGLLADLPGLLAPLREEMLADLVMIGQTPAPTGAEERRVQYMMDRFAESGLPEAGPDEAGNAVGFLPGRVGDRTILLVAHLDTIVPANVDHNATVLADRIEGPGISDNSLGAAALTMLPTVLQKLNIRLNCNLQLLGSVKSLDRGDHAGLKFFLDHASRPYNYGVCLEGVPLGRLNYFSIGTIRGDISCRVRPVESRSYGSESAIVVLNYIINRILAIETPTRPFTKIRIARVRAGKSYDVDPDKAVLGFEINSHSDEMIGRVTEQIEDIVSEMSARHAVDAELDVFFRRTAGGLRFSHPLIRACVQVMEGLGIEPDQGHSPSELSEFIARDIPAVTLGISEGSKHHDQIDYVMIEPVMRGMAQLVGLLTALDRGDADAPAAS is encoded by the coding sequence ATGCGAGCGGCGGGCAGCAAACCGGGGGTCTTCCCCGTCACCGGCACGGTCGAAGGGGCGTCGGCCGGCAACGGAAAAGGGAACGGCAATCCGCGCGACGGCGACGGCGACGCCGTCGGCCTGTTGGCGGACCTTCCTGGCCTGCTGGCCCCGCTGCGGGAGGAGATGCTGGCGGATTTGGTGATGATCGGCCAGACCCCCGCCCCCACCGGCGCCGAGGAGCGCCGCGTGCAGTACATGATGGACCGCTTCGCCGAGAGCGGCCTGCCGGAGGCCGGCCCCGACGAGGCCGGCAACGCCGTCGGCTTCCTGCCCGGCCGCGTCGGCGATCGCACCATCCTGCTGGTCGCCCACCTGGACACGATCGTCCCCGCGAACGTCGACCACAACGCCACCGTGCTAGCGGACCGCATCGAGGGGCCGGGCATCTCCGATAACTCCCTCGGAGCCGCCGCCCTGACGATGCTGCCCACGGTTCTGCAGAAGCTGAACATCCGGTTGAATTGCAACCTGCAATTGCTCGGCAGCGTGAAGAGCCTCGATCGCGGCGATCACGCCGGGCTGAAATTCTTTCTCGACCACGCCAGCCGCCCCTACAACTACGGCGTCTGCTTGGAGGGGGTGCCGCTGGGCCGGCTGAACTACTTCAGCATCGGCACGATCCGCGGCGATATCTCCTGCCGGGTGCGGCCGGTGGAGAGCCGGTCGTACGGCTCCGAAAGCGCCATCGTGGTGCTGAATTACATTATCAATCGCATCCTCGCGATCGAGACGCCCACGCGGCCCTTCACCAAGATTCGCATCGCCCGGGTGCGGGCCGGCAAAAGCTACGACGTCGACCCGGACAAGGCGGTGCTCGGGTTTGAAATTAACAGTCACAGCGACGAGATGATCGGCCGCGTGACCGAGCAGATCGAGGACATCGTCTCCGAAATGAGCGCCCGGCACGCCGTCGACGCGGAACTGGACGTCTTCTTTCGTCGCACCGCCGGCGGCCTGCGGTTCAGTCACCCGCTGATCCGCGCCTGCGTACAGGTGATGGAGGGCCTCGGCATCGAACCGGATCAGGGCCACAGCCCCAGCGAACTGAGCGAGTTCATCGCCCGGGACATTCCCGCCGTCACCCTCGGCATCAGCGAGGGCTCCAAGCATCACGACCAGATCGATTACGTGATGATCGAACCGGTCATGCGCGGCATGGCCCAGTTGGTCGGCCTGCTGACGGCCCTCGACCGCGGCGACGCCGACGCCCCTGCCGCTTCTTAA
- a CDS encoding glucosyl-3-phosphoglycerate synthase: MNAEQWLRERTYHHSAFWDLKKMVAQKEEQNLKISLCLPTLNEGATIGKEVVLLKSALMDHYPLLDEIAVIDSGSTDDTREIAAAFGADVYLASEHLTEAGDRKGKGENLWKALYLLEGDIICYVDSDIANIHPRFVYGLLGPLIENPDVHYVKAFYDRPLAFSQGIRPTGGGRVTEILIRPLFSLFYPELAAIIQPLSGEYAGRRSVLEKIPFPVGYGVETAMLLDIYNDMGLSAFAQTDLDTRVHRNQETIALGRMAFGILRTFFNRLSSHERIELKGELEKIMRQHRVEDGRFDQVEYQIEEFERPPINTLESYREKFGLGG; the protein is encoded by the coding sequence ATGAACGCCGAGCAGTGGCTCCGCGAGCGGACCTATCATCACTCCGCCTTCTGGGACCTCAAAAAGATGGTTGCCCAAAAGGAGGAGCAGAACCTCAAGATCAGCCTCTGCCTGCCCACGCTGAACGAGGGGGCGACGATCGGCAAGGAGGTGGTCCTGCTCAAGTCGGCGTTGATGGACCATTATCCGCTGCTGGACGAGATCGCGGTGATCGACAGCGGCTCCACCGACGACACCCGCGAGATCGCCGCCGCCTTCGGGGCGGACGTGTATCTCGCCAGCGAGCACCTCACTGAGGCCGGCGATCGTAAGGGCAAGGGGGAGAATCTCTGGAAAGCCCTCTATCTGTTGGAGGGGGACATCATCTGCTACGTCGACAGCGATATTGCCAACATTCACCCGCGGTTCGTCTACGGCCTGCTGGGGCCGCTGATCGAGAACCCGGACGTGCATTACGTGAAGGCGTTCTACGACCGCCCGTTGGCCTTCAGTCAAGGCATCCGCCCGACGGGCGGCGGCCGGGTGACGGAGATTCTCATCCGGCCGTTGTTCAGCCTGTTCTATCCCGAACTGGCGGCGATCATCCAACCGCTCTCAGGCGAATACGCCGGCCGTCGCAGCGTCTTGGAAAAGATCCCCTTCCCCGTCGGCTACGGCGTGGAGACGGCGATGCTGCTGGATATCTACAACGATATGGGGCTGTCGGCCTTCGCCCAGACGGACCTGGACACCCGCGTGCACCGCAACCAGGAAACGATCGCCCTGGGCCGCATGGCGTTCGGCATTTTGCGGACGTTCTTTAATCGCCTCAGCAGCCACGAACGGATCGAATTGAAGGGCGAGCTGGAGAAGATCATGCGGCAGCACCGGGTCGAGGACGGCCGGTTCGATCAGGTCGAATATCAGATCGAGGAGTTCGAACGCCCGCCGATCAATACGCTCGAAAGCTACCGGGAGAAGTTCGGTCTCGGGGGGTGA
- a CDS encoding ribonuclease domain-containing protein yields MSQDRKPPAASPATLEAIRHLARLGVRGGALLVLLAGIVYLADRYLLDDPAPGPGGGPQVAGPADDFGGADDPAQAPLPGDPRDEGLLSPRPDRPAPSEVEVDFGPDPDGLRRTSPAPAPESRTVSEPSGRTYEVVTVSFRTPAGEATVDLEPGAVLSRTDSGGLTLAERLRGGEQVKTNCGDPATVASAEARRTAEVRPPPRCVPLAIDPAVEQVTVLDFDRPVPAAAPGGVVDLSKTLQRIARGESFPHRNDGTTFGNREGRLPRQSRGYYKEYVHPTPGVDGPGPQRLVIGAGGDVWYTPDHYDSFRSVVK; encoded by the coding sequence ATGAGCCAGGACCGCAAGCCGCCTGCCGCCTCGCCGGCGACTTTGGAGGCGATCCGTCACCTCGCCCGGCTGGGCGTGCGGGGCGGGGCGCTGCTGGTTCTGTTGGCGGGGATCGTCTATCTCGCCGACCGCTACCTGTTGGACGATCCGGCGCCCGGCCCGGGGGGCGGGCCGCAGGTTGCGGGGCCGGCCGACGATTTCGGGGGCGCGGACGACCCCGCACAGGCCCCGCTCCCCGGCGACCCGCGGGACGAAGGCCTGCTGTCGCCGCGGCCCGATCGGCCGGCGCCGTCGGAGGTGGAGGTGGATTTCGGCCCCGATCCGGACGGCCTCCGCCGCACCTCGCCGGCGCCCGCCCCGGAGTCGCGAACCGTCTCGGAGCCGTCTGGCCGGACCTACGAGGTCGTGACCGTCTCGTTTCGTACCCCGGCCGGCGAGGCGACCGTCGATCTGGAGCCCGGCGCCGTGCTGTCCCGCACCGACAGCGGCGGCCTGACGCTGGCCGAGCGGCTGCGGGGTGGGGAGCAGGTGAAGACGAACTGCGGCGACCCCGCGACCGTCGCCTCCGCCGAGGCCCGCCGTACCGCAGAGGTGCGGCCGCCGCCGCGGTGCGTTCCGCTGGCGATCGACCCCGCCGTCGAGCAGGTGACGGTTCTGGACTTCGACCGCCCCGTGCCCGCTGCGGCGCCGGGCGGGGTGGTGGATCTTTCGAAGACCTTACAGCGAATTGCCCGCGGCGAATCGTTCCCGCACCGTAACGACGGGACGACGTTCGGCAACCGCGAGGGCCGCCTGCCGCGGCAATCGCGGGGGTATTATAAGGAATACGTACACCCCACCCCCGGCGTGGACGGCCCCGGCCCGCAGCGGTTGGTGATCGGGGCGGGGGGCGACGTCTGGTACACACCGGACCATTACGACAGTTTTCGTAGCGTGGTGAAGTGA